In the Solanum pennellii chromosome 5, SPENNV200 genome, one interval contains:
- the LOC107019827 gene encoding uncharacterized protein LOC107019827, producing the protein NTKYSFSVDKAQLRNNKQPKKMSSMIKLPSCMLSVNSSSFSIKSSIFPKSISFSSSHFNNFKNPFLNSKTPMENQSFSVLSASKPQNGAVIQDSSFQGSESFFRSVLGNMEAIYLNKNPTAKAILELIRSADGDQICYDHFAFRTFGVNGHGIDSMSKFFLDFGYERREELRFPAKKLKAFWFSPPKVSTSSRGSGVHGPLPRIFISELLVDQLSPEAQEIIKKYTNISHCGKEYAALASAFGILTWEKPSYSEFQLLARESEYAAWTLVNGYALNHVTISTHRLASHLRSIGNLNQFIEENGFNLNSEGGILKVSPDGLLLQSSTVADSTYFEFSDGITEAVPCSYIEFAERLVLPQYKDLPAEKVEEFHRRDGFEVGNADKIFESTSKDQLTRRAA; encoded by the exons aaCACTAAGTATTCTTTCTCAGTTGATAAAGCCCAATTAAGGAACAATAAACAACCAAaaaagatgtcatcaatgatcAAATTACCATCTTGCATGTTAAGTGTCAATTCATCTTCTTTTTCaatcaaatcatcaattttTCCAAAATCCATCTCTTTTTCCTCTAGccattttaataatttcaagaaCCCTTTTTTGAACTCTAAAACTCCTATGGAAAATCAGAGTTTTTCAGTGTTATCTGCTTCTAAACCTCAAAATGGAGCTGTAATTCAAGATTCTTCTTTTCAG GGAAGTGAATCATTCTTCAGGAGTGTGTTGGGGAACATGGAAGCCATATATCTGAATAAAAACCCCACTGCTAAGGCTATTTTGGAGCTCATTCGTTCTGCTGATGGTGATCAAATTTGCTATGATCATTTTGCATTTAGGACATTTGGG GTAAATGGTCATGGCATTGATTCTATGTCAAAGTTCTTCTTAGATTTTGGTTACGAACGACGAGAGGAGTTGAGATTCCCTGCTAAGAAGTTGAAAGCTTTCTGGTTTTCTCCTCCGAAGGTATCAACTTCCAGTCGAGGGAGTGGGGTTCACGGGCCATTGCCAAGAATATTTATATCCGAACTTCTTGTCGATCAGCTTAGTCCAGAAGCTCAG gaaatAATCAAAAAGTACACTAATATTTCGCACTGCGGAAAAGAGTATGCTGCACTTGCAAGTGCATTTGGGATTTTGACATGGGAAAAACCCTCGTATTCGGAATTTCAACTACTGGCTAG GGAGAGTGAGTATGCTGCCTGGACACTTGTTAATGGATATGCATTGAATCATGTTACCATATCTACCCATCGGTTGGCATCACATCTGAGAAGCATTGGAAATCTAAATCAATTTATCGAAGAAAATGGTTTCAATTTGAACTCTGAAGGGGGTATTCTAAAGG TGAGCCCTGATGGTCTTTTGCTGCAAAGTTCAACTGTAGCAGATTCTACCTATTTCGAATTTTCAGACGGCATTACAGAAGCAGTACCTTGTTCATACATTGAATTTGCTGAGAGACTTGTACTACCGCAATATAAAGATTTACCAGCAGAAAAG GTGGAGGAGTTTCATAGGCGGGACGGGTTTGAAGTTGGAAATGCTGACAAGATATTTGAGAGTACATCCAAGGATCAGTTAACTCGTCGTGCTGCATGA